The DNA region GCGAGAACAAGCGCTTCTACACCCAGGACCTGGGCATGCGGCTCGTCAAGCGCAGCGTGAACCAGGACGACGTCAGCGCGTACCACCTGTTCTACGCGGATAACGTCGGCCATCCCGGCACGGACATCACCTTCTTCGACTGGAATGTGCCGCGCGAGCGCCGCGGCAACCACACCGTCACCCGCACCGGCCTGCGCGTGCGGAACGAGGCGAGCCTGACGTACTGGCAAGAGCGCCTCGCGGCTCTGAACGTCCGCCACGGCGAGATCGTGGAGCGCGACGGCCGCGCCGTGCTGGACTTCGAGGACCATGAGGGCCAGCGCCTGATGCTGGTCACGGACGGCGGCGCCGGCGATCCGCCCACGCCGTGGCCGGACAGCCCCGTGCCCGCCGAGCACCAGATCCGCGGCCTGGGCGCTATTACCATGACCGTCCCGAACCTGCGCAACACCGACCTGGTGCTGCAGAGGGTGATGAACCTGCGCCCGGTGCGCGAGTACCCGGACCCCGAGA from Deinococcus metalli includes:
- a CDS encoding ring-cleaving dioxygenase, giving the protein MTLHLTGFHHLTAVSGDIRENKRFYTQDLGMRLVKRSVNQDDVSAYHLFYADNVGHPGTDITFFDWNVPRERRGNHTVTRTGLRVRNEASLTYWQERLAALNVRHGEIVERDGRAVLDFEDHEGQRLMLVTDGGAGDPPTPWPDSPVPAEHQIRGLGAITMTVPNLRNTDLVLQRVMNLRPVREYPDPESPAHTVHVYEMGEGGGGPHAELHVAVRPDLPAATPGAGGVHHVAFRTPTEEQYHAWTEHFQHFGLRTSGEVDRYWFRSLYVREPNGILYEIATDGPGFGVDEDMTTLGEKIVLAPFLEPRRAQIVANLKPID